DNA from Aquaspirillum sp. LM1:
GCAAACCATTGCCTATGGGGCCAATGTCAGCTTCATGGAAGTGGTCAAGCTCGACCATATCGTTTTCAAGCTGGAAATCTACAAGGCAGTGATGGGCTATCACAGCCTGAACCCGGACGCGATTGCCTCGCACCAGACCTGTCGGCTGGGCAAATGGTACTACCAGGGGCGCGGTCAGCAGGAATGTGGCGACCTGCCGGCATTTCGCCAGCTGGAAACACCACACCAGCAGGTGCACGACTACGCCCGCCACGCGCTGGTGGCGCTGGAAATCGGTGACCGCAAGGAAGCCGAGCAGTCGCTGCTGCGCATGGAGCGCGCCTCTGCCCAGGTGATGACGCTGCTGACCGAGATGGAAAGCATTCCCTGTGCGTATACGCTGGAAGGCACGGTGGACAAACGGGAAAAAGTGGCGGCCTGACCCGCTGAGGCAGCTTGACAGCGCCCCACCCGCCGGGTGAAGATAAGCCCACTATGGCACAGCACATTTTGAACGCACATTCGTATTATTGGTGGCGCACCGACTCCGGGCGTCACCTGTTTGCGTTTTTCTGCTGAAAGCCAGCGCCGAATCCCGCACACATGCCGCCCCGGTTGGGCGGCGTGTGTGTTTTAGGGGTTGGTTTTTTCACGCCAGACTTCCTGCACCCAGGCTCCTGACCGCGAACCCGCGAAAGTTATTCAATCCAGGAGCCCACCATGTCCGACCTGAGCCTGCAACACCATCTGAGCCATTCCCAGCAACTGGCCGACACCCTGCACCATTTGCTGCATCAGCATCCCGACCACACCCTGCCGCTGGTGGTGGTGCTGGCCGACCGCGACTTTATCGACGCCACCCCTGGCCGCAACCAGGCCTGCCGCCAGCGTGCGCTGCATCTGGCGGCGCAATGCCAGACGGCAGGCGATGCAGTGCAGTGCGTACTGGAAAGCTTGCTGCCGCCGCAGCGCGGGCTGGCGCACCAGTTGCAGGCCCGCCACGCCGGCTGCGCCAGCCACGCCAGCCCAGCGGCCCAGCTGGCCGCACTGCAACTGGCGCTGGGCGCACGCCACTGCCATGCGCCGGATGAGCTGGCCGAACATGTTGACCAACTCCTGGCCGGCCAGGAGTTGCCCAGCCAGCCGCTGCGAGTGCTGCGCCTGAGCCTGGAAGGCGTGAACGCCGAACCCATCGCCGATGAAGCCGCCACCCTGGGCCGTCTGCTGGCCGACAGCCAGGCGCTGGCGGCACAGATGCGCGGGCGCTGAAAAACTGGCATTCCCGGCAGGCCGGAATTCAGCCAGTGGTTTTTGCTGACGGGGCGTGTCGCCAACACAATGTATCTGAATTCATCCGTATGTCTCCCGGCTTGCCCTGAATGAGGTGCCAATGGCAGGATTGCCATTTTCCGCGCAAATATGGACAAGCCATGAAGGCCATCGCCCTGCTGTTGCCCGAACAGTTTTTTGCCAGCGGTGTGGCCGGGTTGATTGACGCCTTTGCCATCGCCAATTTTCAGGCGGCGGCCAGCGGGTCGGCGGTATTGCGCTGGCGGTTGCTCAGCGTGGATGGCTTGCCGGTGCGCGCCTCATCCGGACTGGAGTTTGCCGCCGATGGACGCTATGACCAGGTGCAGCCGGGCGAACTGCTGATTGTGCCCGGTCTGATCTACCGCACCATCCCCAGCCTTGAACACACCCTGCAGCAGCAAGCCGGATTGATTGCCCAACTGCGTCAGTGGCACGCTGCCGGGCATGTGCTGGCCGGGTGTTGCACCGGCGTGGCATTGCTGGCAGAAAGCGGTGTGCTCGACCACCAGCCGGCTACCATCAGTTGGTGGCTGGCCGGCTGGTTCAAACGCCGCTACCCGGCAGTGCGGCTAAGCCCGCACGCGCTGCTGACCGACAGCCCGCAACTGCTGTGCAGCGGGGCCACCACCGCCTACCTAGACCTGGCGCTGCGCCTGATCGAACGACTGGTCGGCCCCGATATCGCCCAGGCTTGCGCCCGCGTGCTGTTGCTCGACCCACACCGGGCGTCGCAAGCGCCTTACACCAGCCTGCCCAGCTACAGCGGCCACAACGACCCGATGGTGAGCGATTGCCAGCGCTGGCTGCACGCCCATCTGGAACAACCATTCCGCCTGGCCGCCTTGGCCAGCGCGGTGAATTGCAGCGAACGCACGCTGATGCGACGCTTTCGTCTGGCGCTGGACGATACGCCGCTGCATTATCTGCAAAAACTACGCCTGTTTGCCGCCCGCCGGCTGCTGGAAACCACCGCACTGGGCCTGGGCGAGATTGCCCAGCGAGTGGGCTACAGCGATGTCAGCGCCTTTCGCCGGCTGTTCATCCGCGAGGTGGAATGTACCCCGGCAGACTATCGGCGGCGATTTGGCGGGCAGGCAGGGGGGCGGGATCATGCAGGGTGCTGAAATAATCGGCAAGATGGGCAATCTGTGGTCGAGATGACTATCTGCTTCATCCCGAGTGATCATATCCCCATTCGTGGCAGGCCACTCTTCTTGGCAAGAGACGTGATGCGTGGTCTGATTGAAACCTTGAAAGCGGAGCAATCGACATGAGCGAAGTCCACGCCCAGGCCCGAGTCACCCCTCGTGCGCGAGCTGAGATCAAGAACTCAGCAGCCTCATTGCTTGAGTTGGCCGAACGCGACACCATCAGTGTGGCAACCGCGCGTAAGTGGAAACAGCGCGACAGCGATGTCCGCTGTGCGGCGCTGAACATCAAGCACCGCCTGTGCCCGCCACGCCACTCACAGACAAACGGCATGGTGGAGCGCTTCAATGGCCACCGAATCAGTCAGGTGGTAAGCCAGACCCGATTTGCTTCAGCGGCTGAGTTGGCAACGACGCTTGAGCGCTATGTGAACACTTACCATCAGCAGATTCCGCCACGCGCACTCAACCCTCTTTCGCCCGTTCAATGGAGGATGTTTGAATGACAGCCCCAAGGCTATCGAATAAAACCGACCGGATTTGTTCGGTCACCATCGAAGGTTTTCGCAGTCTGAAAAATATTCAGAACCTGGTGCTGCCGCCGTTGACGGTGCTGATCGGGGCCAATGGCGCAGGCAAATCCACCTTGATTCGCTTTTTCGAGATGCTGAGCTGGATGCTCAGGACGAAGAGCTTGCAAGAGTTTGTGCTGCGCCATGGTGGCGGTGATGACCAGTTTTTTATGGGCGCGCGCGTCACCCCAATCATTCGGGCAGAAGTCTGCACCGAACTGGATGACATGGGCTTCAAGTATGGATTTGAGCTGGATTATCTCCCTGCCAAGGATTCCGTGTTGATTCGGGGTGAGCATTGGCATCGTGAGCAGAATGCATTTCCGGTGAGTGCGGTGACATCTCACTTCGGCGGTGCATCTCTGGAATCCCTGTTGCCGGAGGTTGACGATTCAGGCGCGCAGGCCCTCTGTCGTTTTTTCAGCCGGTGTGTCACTTACCAGTTTCATGATACTTCCCCTCTTGCGAACATCCATAAGCGCTGGGATGTCACCGAGTCGTTCCGCCTGCGCTCGGATGGCGGCAATCTGGCGGCGGTGTTGCTGGATTTGCGCAATACGGATGGCAAACGCTATGAACTGATCGTCAAGCAGGTTAGCCGTGTCTTGCCGGCGTTCAAGGATTTTGTCTTGGAAGAAGAGGCTGGCAAGGTGCTGTTGCGCTGGGAGGGTAGGCAAAGCGACAAGGTGTTTGGCTCGCATCTCACGTCAGATGGATCGCTGCGCCTGTTCTGCCTGTTGACCTTGCTGAACCTGCCGCCCGAGCGGCTGCCGAATGTGATGTTCTTCGACGAGCCCGAGCTGGGCCTGCATCCGCATGCCATGACTTTGGTGGCGGAGATGTTCAAGCGTTTGTCGAAAAAACGGCAAATCTTTATCGCCACGCAATCGCCTTATTTGGTGGATTGCTTCGAGCTGGAAAACATCATCGTAGCCAGCGCCAATCATGGGGAGACAGTGCTGCGCAACCTGCCGCGCAAGCACTATCAGCGCTGGCTGGATGAGGAATACCAGCTTTCTGACATCTGGTTGCAGCAGGCCACAGGCGGCGTGGCTTGGTTGGGGGACACTCTGCCTGTCCAGCGGGAAGATGCCGCAGAGGCAGGGAGGGGCGCATGATCCGGGTGTGCATTATCTGCGAAGGTGCTACCGAGGCGGAGTTCGTCAATCGCTGCCTGGAGCCCTACCTGCGGCCCAGCGGCGTCAGCGCCTATGGCACGGTGTTGAGCGCCAGGTCGGGGCGCCATCGTGGCGGACGCGTCACCGTGGATCGGCTGGCCAACAAAATCTCTTTGCATTATAGCGAGGCTGACCGCGTTTCCACACTGGTGGATTTTTACGGTTTTCAAGACCGTGCAAGCCGCACCCGCGCCCAGCTCGAAGCTGACATCGGGGCAGCCGCCCAGGCCATGACTACGGGCTATAACCCACGCTATGTGCTGCCCTATGTGCAAATGCATGAGTTCGAGGGTTTATTATTCACCAACCCCATCGACTTTGAGTGGGTAGAAGACGGCTGGAGCGAAGAGGTAAAAGCTGCGCTGATGGCGGTGGCGCAGGCATTCCCAAGCCCGGAAGACATCAACGACAGCCCTGAGACGGCACCGTCCAAGCGGATTTTGAACATCTTTCCCGATGGTAGCTACTCAAAGCCCGAGCACGGCCCATTGATTGCTGAAGCTACCGGCATGGATGCGATTCGAGCCAAATGCCCGGCCTTCAACGAGTGGGTGGGAAAACTGCAAGCGTGGGGAGGCGGCCAAACATGGCGCTAAAAAAACAGGCAGGCTTGGAAAGCCGCCATGTGCTGTTTATGGGGGACGGTAGTCGTGTGTATTTGCAAAAGCTGTTTGCTGCGCTGACCTGAGTGGGGCGGGCTCACCGGCGTGCACAGCTTCACCAGAAAGCCATTGAGGTTGCTGACATAGACGATGGCCTGCCCCCATGGCTTCTCTCGGTGGGCACGTGCACCCACTGCGCGCCGACGGCCCGCGCGTCGCACGCACGGGGGATTTTGCTTACTTTTTCTGTGGCTTTTGCTGGCTGGCCAGCACCGGAGTCGTCCGCGCTTGCAGCAGTTGGTTCACCCCGGCCAGCACCTCCTGATTGAGCTGGCCGACGGCGGCGGCCAGTTGCAGGCGGGCCATCAGGTACTGGTAGCGCGCCTGGGCCAGGTCGCGGCGGGATTCATACACCTTGCGTTCGGCGTTGAGCAGGTCCACGCTGGTGCGCACCCCCACTTCGCGGCCCAGTCGGGTGGCGTCCAGCTGGCTTTTGCTGGAGGCCAGTACCTGTTCACGCGCGGTGACTTGCGCGGCACCGCTGGTCACCCCCAGATAGGCGGTACGGGTGGCTTGCTCGACCTGGCGACGGGTGTCTTCCAGATCCTGACGCGCCTGTTCTTCCA
Protein-coding regions in this window:
- a CDS encoding DUF4276 family protein, yielding MIRVCIICEGATEAEFVNRCLEPYLRPSGVSAYGTVLSARSGRHRGGRVTVDRLANKISLHYSEADRVSTLVDFYGFQDRASRTRAQLEADIGAAAQAMTTGYNPRYVLPYVQMHEFEGLLFTNPIDFEWVEDGWSEEVKAALMAVAQAFPSPEDINDSPETAPSKRILNIFPDGSYSKPEHGPLIAEATGMDAIRAKCPAFNEWVGKLQAWGGGQTWR
- a CDS encoding CZB domain-containing protein, whose product is MEVVKLDHIVFKLEIYKAVMGYHSLNPDAIASHQTCRLGKWYYQGRGQQECGDLPAFRQLETPHQQVHDYARHALVALEIGDRKEAEQSLLRMERASAQVMTLLTEMESIPCAYTLEGTVDKREKVAA
- a CDS encoding GlxA family transcriptional regulator, with translation MKAIALLLPEQFFASGVAGLIDAFAIANFQAAASGSAVLRWRLLSVDGLPVRASSGLEFAADGRYDQVQPGELLIVPGLIYRTIPSLEHTLQQQAGLIAQLRQWHAAGHVLAGCCTGVALLAESGVLDHQPATISWWLAGWFKRRYPAVRLSPHALLTDSPQLLCSGATTAYLDLALRLIERLVGPDIAQACARVLLLDPHRASQAPYTSLPSYSGHNDPMVSDCQRWLHAHLEQPFRLAALASAVNCSERTLMRRFRLALDDTPLHYLQKLRLFAARRLLETTALGLGEIAQRVGYSDVSAFRRLFIREVECTPADYRRRFGGQAGGRDHAGC
- a CDS encoding AAA family ATPase → MTAPRLSNKTDRICSVTIEGFRSLKNIQNLVLPPLTVLIGANGAGKSTLIRFFEMLSWMLRTKSLQEFVLRHGGGDDQFFMGARVTPIIRAEVCTELDDMGFKYGFELDYLPAKDSVLIRGEHWHREQNAFPVSAVTSHFGGASLESLLPEVDDSGAQALCRFFSRCVTYQFHDTSPLANIHKRWDVTESFRLRSDGGNLAAVLLDLRNTDGKRYELIVKQVSRVLPAFKDFVLEEEAGKVLLRWEGRQSDKVFGSHLTSDGSLRLFCLLTLLNLPPERLPNVMFFDEPELGLHPHAMTLVAEMFKRLSKKRQIFIATQSPYLVDCFELENIIVASANHGETVLRNLPRKHYQRWLDEEYQLSDIWLQQATGGVAWLGDTLPVQREDAAEAGRGA